From the genome of Chlorocebus sabaeus isolate Y175 chromosome 21, mChlSab1.0.hap1, whole genome shotgun sequence:
AGCGACGGGGAGCGCGCCCctccgctgctgctgctgctgttgctgttgctgctgccgCCGCCTCTGTCGCCCGTACCGCAAGCGCAGGAAGCGCTTCAGGAACACTTGGCAGTGGTAAAGCGCCAGTACGTACTGCAGCGCCAGGTCCAGCGCCCCTGGCGCCACCGCGCCCCCTGCCCCGCCGCCCAGGCTGTGTAGTAGCGCCTGGCCCGCTAGGGTCTGCAGACCCACGTGGGCCGAGGGGTAGAGGAGGAAATTGAAGACGAAGGCGCTGGGACAGCGCCGCTGCTGCAGGTAGACCTTCTCCAGGGCGAAATGGGTGAGCGAGTGCAGCAGGCAGCTGTAGGGCGAGGAGAAGCCTAGCATCCGGAGGTCCGGGCTGCGGGCAAAGCGCCGGGCCGAGGACACCAGCACGTCCAGGGTGATCCCGTGCATCCCGTAGAAGTAGAGGCGCATCCAGGCGGGCAGCGTGGCGCTCTCAGCCGGCGCTTCAGCAGTGGACAGCAGCTCGGGGCAGCCGGCTGCCGCCTCGCTTCCTGGCCCGCCCGGGGCCCCCGGACGCCGCGCCGCGCCGCCCCTCAGTGCGGGGCCCTCGCTGTCCACGTCGCTCCCCGCCATGGGCTCGGAGGCTGCCCGAACGCCCGAGGCTGCACCGCCGCCGCTGCCGGGTGCGCGGAGCTGCAGGGCCGAGCGGCCGAGCCCCGCGCCGCCTCCTGGCCGCTGCCGGTCCCCAGGGGGCGCGCAGGGAGCTCCGTCCCGGCCGCCGTCCCGCGGCAGCGGGGGCTGGTGCACTCAGGTGACGCGCGGGCCGCCCGACTAGCGGAATCCCCCCGCCGTGGCCCCGCTGCGCCCTCCCTTCCAGTCCCGGGCGAGGTGCCACCCGCCCGAGCCCGCTCTAGCTCTCACCCTGCGCGGCCTAACGGGCACCGCGGCCCAGTCAGGGGAGGCGGCGCCGGGGCTGTGAGGGGAAATGCAGAAGCTTGTGCAAGCCCCATCCCCTCCGCTGCTCAGCCCCGCGCCTCCGCCGCAGGCTCTGGGAACGTAACGCGAGCAGCGGCGGCCCTGCCCCCGCCCTGCCaatgcctgcctcgacctctctCGCCTTCGCAGGCCGCCCCCATGCgcctgcccgcccgcccgcccgccgcaCCGAGTCCCACAGGGTCTGCTTGGTAAGGCCTGGCCCTTCTTCCTCCTCGTGCGCCCGCTCAACACAGGGGCTCCGGCCGTGCGTGGGGCGCTTGCTGGGCGGAGGCA
Proteins encoded in this window:
- the TMEM229A gene encoding transmembrane protein 229A; its protein translation is MAGSDVDSEGPALRGGAARRPGAPGGPGSEAAAGCPELLSTAEAPAESATLPAWMRLYFYGMHGITLDVLVSSARRFARSPDLRMLGFSSPYSCLLHSLTHFALEKVYLQQRRCPSAFVFNFLLYPSAHVGLQTLAGQALLHSLGGGAGGAVAPGALDLALQYVLALYHCQVFLKRFLRLRYGRQRRRQQQQQQQQQQRRGALPVAPGARVPTAAGARRRRPRGPRGAGGAPSQGLPDLPRFLFFGMHGFLDEIFFTFFFNVLGQGDGTTSGHTSLWSFFMYGSCSFVVEKLYFHLHYSRGWGTWKRVPIYVIFIYVWELSWGLGLRTCGACSWDYSHYPLNFMGLITLMYLPGWIFLSVYQDLISNVLWRVQYVPSN